The following proteins are encoded in a genomic region of Anomaloglossus baeobatrachus isolate aAnoBae1 chromosome 6, aAnoBae1.hap1, whole genome shotgun sequence:
- the NPBWR1 gene encoding neuropeptides B/W receptor type 1 gives MENISLELLSNSSRRSEWMNGSISQVIPNFYLALPIIYSIICAVGLTGNTAVIYVILKAPKMKSVTNMFILNLAIADELFTLVLPINIVDYLLLQWPFGEFMCKLIISIDEYNTFSSLYFLTVMSIDRYLVVVATVESKKLSFRTYRAAKIVSLCVWTFVTIIILPFVIFAKIHQEHGRLQCLFVFPNPEGLWWQMSRIYTLILGFAIPVSTICILYTMMLYKLRRMRLNSNAKALDKAKKKVTFMVAIILAVCLLCWTPYHLSTVVALTTDIPQTPLVIGISLFITSLSYANSCLNPFLYAFLDDNFRKSFRKLVECRSS, from the coding sequence ATGGAAAACATATCTCTGGAATTGTTATCAAATTCATCAAGAAGGTCAGAGTGGATGAATGGATCAATATCACAGGTCATTCCTAACTTCTATCTGGCATTACCCATCATATATTCCATTATCTGTGCGGTTGGATTGACTGGAAACACTGCTGTCATATACGTTATCCTCAAGGCTCCGAAAATGAAATCTGTCACCAACATGTTTATCCTGAACTTGGCTATAGCAGATGAACTCTTTACTCTGGTTTTACCTATTAATATAGTTGACTACTTACTGCTGCAGTGGCCCTTTGGAGAGTTTATGTGTAAACTGATTATATCCATTGATGAATATAATACCTTTTCCAGCCTTTATTTCCTAACTGTTATGAGCATTGACAGATATCTTGTGGTAGTTGCAACCGTAGAATCTAAGAAACTTTCCTTTCGGACATATCGAGCTGCCAAAATTGTCAGCCTTTGTGTGTGGACCTTCGTAACCATAATAATCCTGCCTTTTgttatttttgccaaaattcaccaAGAGCATGGCCGATTGCAATGCCTTTTTGTTTTTCCTAATCCAGAAGGCTTGTGGTGGCAGATGAGTAGGATCTACACCCTTATTTTGGGATTTGCCATACCTGTGTCTACTATATGCATCTTATATACTATGATGCTTTACAAATTGAGAAGAATGCGTCTGAACAGCAATGCAAAAGCTTTAGATAAAGCTAAGAAAAAAGTGACGTTCATGGTTGCCATCATTTTAGCAGTCTGCTTGCTTTGCTGGACTCCTTATCATCTTAGCACTGTGGTGGCCTTAACCACAGACATCCCACAGACTCCACTAGTTATTGGGATTTCTCTGTTCATCACCAGCTTGAGTTATGCCAATAGCTGCCTCAATCCATTTCTGTATGCATTTTTAGATGACAATTTCAGGAAAAGCTTTCGGAAACTAGTAGAATGCAGGTCATCGTGA